A stretch of Deinococcus aquiradiocola DNA encodes these proteins:
- a CDS encoding nucleoside hydrolase → MTSLPRPIVHDCDPGTDDAVALLLALHSPDLDLRAVTTTHGNVSLASTTRNALDLLQFAGRADVPVYAGAAGPLVRAAVYAPEIHGQGGLGGSDLPRSPVPVGALHAALALLALADGVGPDLSVCATGPVTNLALAERLRPGFLRGLREVIVMGGSVDVGAPKLGNVTPYAEFNAFADPHALRVVLESGARPVLFGLNLTRQVRVTRERTATLAAAGTPAARLSADMLNGYLDLIERRDQRVGALHDPCTVAYAVRPDLFRLEDAHLQVVADDTEGSGMTVRADGAANVRLAVEADEDGVWALLGGRLG, encoded by the coding sequence GTGACTTCCCTCCCCCGACCCATCGTCCACGACTGCGATCCCGGCACGGACGACGCCGTGGCCCTCCTGCTCGCGCTGCACAGCCCGGACCTGGACCTGCGGGCCGTGACGACCACGCACGGCAACGTGTCGCTCGCCAGCACCACCCGCAACGCCCTCGACCTGCTGCAGTTCGCGGGGCGGGCGGACGTGCCGGTGTATGCGGGCGCGGCCGGGCCGCTCGTGCGGGCGGCGGTGTACGCGCCGGAAATTCACGGGCAGGGCGGGCTGGGCGGCTCGGACCTGCCACGCTCGCCCGTCCCGGTGGGAGCGCTGCACGCGGCGCTCGCCCTGCTGGCCCTGGCGGACGGGGTGGGGCCGGACCTGAGCGTCTGCGCGACCGGTCCCGTCACGAACCTCGCTCTGGCGGAACGGCTGCGGCCCGGGTTCCTGCGCGGTCTGCGCGAGGTGATCGTCATGGGCGGCAGCGTGGACGTGGGCGCGCCGAAGCTCGGGAACGTCACGCCGTACGCGGAGTTCAACGCGTTCGCAGACCCGCACGCGCTGCGCGTGGTGCTGGAGAGCGGCGCGCGGCCCGTGCTGTTCGGCCTGAACCTCACGCGGCAGGTGCGCGTCACGCGGGAGCGCACGGCGACCCTGGCGGCAGCCGGGACGCCCGCCGCGCGCCTGAGTGCCGACATGCTGAACGGGTACCTCGACCTGATCGAGCGGCGGGATCAGCGGGTGGGGGCGCTGCACGATCCGTGCACGGTGGCGTACGCGGTCCGCCCGGACCTGTTCCGGCTGGAGGACGCGCACCTGCAGGTCGTGGCGGACGACACGGAAGGCAGCGGCATGACGGTCCGCGCGGACGGCGCGGCGAACGTGCGGCTGGCGGTGGAGGCGGACGAGGACGGCGTCTGGGCGCTGCTTGGCGGGCGGTTGGGATGA
- a CDS encoding tetratricopeptide repeat protein — MNSFRSAVVVTVLLAGQGSALQGSPALPSVLPVSAPAPAPVSGAPASGLSSADSGVAAYLRGDFVGALAIFTPRAEMGEPVAQFYLGRMAMFGEGMAQDAALALSWCGKAQAQGNADASYCLGRLYVYGLGVAVDVPRGVQLMQAAAEGGSAYGQDFLGYMYENGFGVKADPSRAAALYGQAATQGYATAQVDLGLLYEYGYGVKKDVVRARELYLQAADAGSAYGQVSLGYLYEAGLGVKADPARAADLYGRAAAQGDASGQVSLGYLYEAGLGVPKDEGRAVSLYRQAADQGDARAQVSLGVMYETGRGVGRDDVAALQWYRRAADQGSARGQVYVGDFYRAGQGGVKADDVQAAAWYQKAADQGDAAGQLSLGLIYELGRGVTQSDSRAAGLYRAAAEQGNATAQSYLGDAYREGTGVKQDNVQALQWYRRAADQGSARGQDRLGQMYSEGLGVRKDEAQALLWYQQAADQGYAAAQYDLGLVYENGEGVKADAARAATWYRKAADQGNARAQVALGYLYFYGDGVREDNAEALKWFRLAADQGNARAQNAVGYVYEGGYGVKADTRAAADWYRRAADQGNTSAMNHLGDLYEAGQGVKRDYAQALALYRRAADAGSPTGQDNVGYMYEHGEGVKRDDAVAASWYRKAADAGSAAARTHLGVLYLQGRGVKKDPKAALTLFQKAAAQEYGPAQTQLGRMFRSGTGVKKDLKVAAEWFRKAAANGDDAARAELKTLGK, encoded by the coding sequence ATGAATTCATTCCGTTCCGCCGTCGTCGTGACCGTGTTGCTGGCCGGGCAGGGGTCTGCCCTGCAGGGTTCGCCCGCCCTGCCGTCCGTTCTGCCCGTGTCTGCACCTGCACCTGCGCCTGTGTCGGGGGCGCCCGCGTCCGGGCTGTCGTCTGCGGACAGTGGCGTGGCCGCGTACCTGCGCGGGGATTTCGTGGGAGCGCTGGCGATCTTCACGCCGCGCGCGGAGATGGGCGAGCCGGTCGCGCAGTTCTACCTGGGTCGCATGGCGATGTTCGGGGAGGGCATGGCGCAGGACGCGGCGCTGGCGTTGTCGTGGTGCGGGAAGGCGCAGGCGCAGGGGAACGCGGACGCGAGTTACTGCCTGGGTCGCCTGTACGTGTACGGGCTGGGCGTGGCGGTGGACGTGCCGCGCGGCGTGCAGCTGATGCAGGCGGCCGCGGAGGGCGGCTCGGCGTACGGGCAGGATTTCCTGGGGTACATGTACGAGAACGGGTTCGGCGTGAAGGCCGACCCTTCGCGCGCGGCGGCACTGTACGGGCAGGCGGCCACGCAGGGGTACGCGACGGCGCAGGTGGACCTGGGCCTGCTGTACGAGTACGGGTACGGCGTGAAGAAGGACGTGGTGCGGGCGCGTGAACTGTACCTGCAGGCGGCGGACGCGGGGAGCGCGTACGGGCAGGTGAGCCTGGGCTACCTGTACGAGGCGGGCCTGGGCGTGAAGGCCGACCCGGCGCGCGCGGCGGACCTGTACGGCCGGGCCGCCGCGCAGGGCGACGCGAGCGGGCAGGTGAGCCTCGGGTACCTGTACGAGGCGGGCCTGGGCGTCCCGAAGGACGAGGGGCGGGCCGTGTCACTGTACCGGCAGGCGGCGGATCAGGGGGACGCGCGCGCGCAGGTGAGTCTGGGCGTCATGTACGAGACGGGGCGCGGCGTCGGCCGGGACGACGTGGCGGCCCTGCAGTGGTACCGCCGGGCGGCCGATCAGGGCAGCGCGCGCGGGCAGGTATACGTGGGCGACTTCTACCGGGCCGGGCAGGGCGGCGTGAAGGCGGACGACGTGCAGGCGGCCGCGTGGTACCAGAAGGCGGCCGACCAGGGAGACGCGGCAGGGCAGCTGAGCTTGGGCCTGATATACGAGCTGGGGCGCGGCGTGACGCAGAGCGACTCGCGCGCGGCGGGCCTGTACCGTGCGGCGGCAGAGCAGGGGAACGCGACGGCGCAGTCGTACCTGGGGGACGCGTACCGTGAAGGGACGGGCGTGAAGCAGGACAACGTGCAGGCCCTGCAGTGGTACCGCCGGGCAGCGGACCAGGGCAGCGCGCGCGGCCAGGACCGGCTGGGGCAGATGTACTCGGAGGGGCTGGGCGTCCGGAAGGACGAGGCGCAGGCGCTCCTGTGGTACCAGCAGGCGGCGGATCAGGGGTACGCGGCCGCGCAGTACGACCTGGGCCTCGTGTACGAGAACGGCGAGGGCGTGAAGGCGGACGCCGCACGTGCCGCGACGTGGTACCGCAAGGCGGCCGATCAGGGGAACGCGCGCGCGCAGGTGGCGCTCGGTTACCTGTACTTCTACGGTGACGGCGTCCGCGAGGACAACGCCGAGGCCCTGAAGTGGTTCCGGCTGGCGGCAGACCAGGGCAACGCCCGCGCGCAGAACGCCGTGGGGTACGTGTATGAGGGCGGGTACGGCGTGAAGGCCGACACGCGCGCCGCTGCCGACTGGTACCGCCGGGCGGCGGATCAGGGGAACACGTCCGCCATGAACCACCTGGGCGACCTGTACGAGGCGGGGCAGGGCGTGAAACGCGATTACGCGCAGGCGCTGGCACTGTACCGCCGCGCGGCGGACGCGGGCAGCCCGACCGGGCAGGACAATGTGGGGTACATGTACGAGCACGGCGAGGGCGTGAAGCGTGACGACGCGGTCGCCGCGTCCTGGTACCGCAAGGCGGCGGACGCAGGGAGCGCGGCGGCCCGGACGCACCTGGGCGTGCTGTACCTGCAGGGGCGCGGCGTGAAGAAGGACCCGAAGGCGGCCCTGACGCTGTTCCAGAAGGCGGCGGCGCAGGAGTACGGTCCGGCGCAGACGCAGCTGGGCCGGATGTTCCGGTCGGGGACGGGCGTGAAGAAGGACCTGAAGGTGGCCGCCGAGTGGTTCAGGAAGGCGGCCGCGAACGGGGACGATGCGGCGCGTGCGGAACTGAAGACGCTCGGGAAGTGA
- a CDS encoding AAA family ATPase — MPDVHRGRFRHGLIVGKFAPLHRGHMLLLDAALEQCERVSVWVYSRPDFPEMPGPLRRGWIRALYPARLFPGLDLLPDAPNPPLNDEPDAVHRAYVRGVLDGWSVRPDAVFTSEGYGEAFAASLGAAHVCVDRAREAVPVSGTALRADVHGLRAFLDPVVYAQFVRRVVILGAESTGKSTLTRALGEDFGTAWVREYGRDVYERERGALTPEHFLEIARGHRALEDEAIVSPGVREWVFSDTDAATTLMWSHLLTGTARPELHALADECRMRYAHAFVCGTDLPHEQDGWRANTEVRAVQQAFIRQDLATRRVPFTVLHGSVQERIAQVRAALRS, encoded by the coding sequence TTGCCTGACGTTCACAGGGGGCGGTTCCGGCACGGCCTGATCGTGGGAAAGTTCGCGCCGCTGCACCGGGGGCACATGCTGCTGCTGGACGCGGCGCTTGAGCAGTGTGAGCGTGTGAGCGTGTGGGTTTACTCCCGCCCGGACTTCCCGGAGATGCCCGGTCCGCTGCGGCGCGGCTGGATTCGGGCGCTGTACCCGGCGCGGCTGTTTCCGGGCCTGGACCTGCTGCCGGACGCCCCGAATCCGCCACTGAACGACGAGCCGGACGCCGTGCACCGCGCGTACGTGCGCGGCGTGCTGGACGGCTGGAGCGTGCGTCCGGACGCGGTGTTCACGTCCGAGGGGTACGGGGAGGCGTTCGCGGCGTCGCTGGGCGCGGCGCACGTGTGCGTGGACCGGGCGCGGGAGGCCGTGCCGGTCAGTGGCACGGCATTGCGGGCGGACGTGCACGGCCTGCGGGCGTTTCTGGATCCCGTGGTGTACGCGCAGTTCGTTCGGCGCGTGGTGATCCTGGGTGCGGAGAGCACCGGCAAGAGCACCCTGACGCGGGCGCTGGGCGAGGACTTCGGGACCGCGTGGGTGCGGGAGTACGGGCGGGACGTGTACGAGCGCGAGCGCGGCGCGCTGACGCCCGAGCACTTCCTGGAGATCGCGCGGGGGCACCGGGCGCTGGAGGACGAGGCGATCGTGTCGCCGGGCGTGCGCGAGTGGGTGTTCAGCGACACGGACGCCGCCACGACCCTGATGTGGTCGCACCTGCTGACCGGCACGGCCCGCCCGGAACTGCACGCGCTGGCGGACGAGTGCAGGATGCGGTACGCGCACGCCTTCGTGTGCGGTACGGACCTCCCGCACGAGCAGGACGGGTGGCGCGCGAACACCGAGGTGCGCGCCGTGCAGCAGGCCTTCATCCGGCAGGACCTCGCCACGCGCCGCGTGCCGTTCACCGTGCTGCACGGCAGCGTGCAGGAGCGCATCGCACAGGTGCGGGCCGCACTGCGGTCCTGA
- a CDS encoding nicotinamide mononucleotide transporter family protein, whose translation MNVFGLSIPPLVLDLSGGVCVLVSLYFLWAKSSVYWHWSNLSLLPYFLLFVAGGQWMLAGLQVTYLLFGVHGLYLWHLERQRAERGVPFREGPWYGVTWVASLAIFAYTVAVTDFGAGWNWVQFVAVTLSLVANFGTTRRWTWSWPVWIAVNAVQAAYFWHAGYWVLFGLQFVLAAMSVVGWREWRRDERREVAFA comes from the coding sequence GTGAACGTGTTCGGCCTGAGTATCCCGCCGCTGGTGCTGGACCTGTCGGGCGGCGTGTGCGTGCTGGTGAGTCTGTACTTTTTGTGGGCGAAGTCCAGCGTGTACTGGCACTGGAGCAACCTGTCGCTGCTGCCTTATTTCCTGCTGTTCGTGGCGGGCGGGCAGTGGATGCTGGCGGGGTTGCAGGTGACGTACCTGCTGTTCGGGGTGCATGGCCTGTACCTGTGGCATCTGGAGCGGCAGCGGGCGGAGCGGGGTGTGCCGTTCCGTGAGGGGCCGTGGTACGGGGTGACGTGGGTGGCGAGCCTCGCGATCTTCGCGTACACGGTGGCGGTCACGGACTTCGGCGCGGGGTGGAACTGGGTGCAGTTCGTGGCGGTGACGTTGTCGCTGGTCGCGAATTTCGGGACGACGCGCCGCTGGACGTGGTCGTGGCCGGTGTGGATCGCGGTGAATGCGGTGCAGGCGGCGTACTTCTGGCATGCGGGGTACTGGGTGCTGTTCGGGCTGCAGTTCGTGCTGGCGGCCATGAGCGTGGTCGGCTGGCGCGAGTGGCGGCGGGACGAGCGGCGGGAGGTCGCGTTTGCCTGA